Proteins from one Bacteriovorax sp. BAL6_X genomic window:
- a CDS encoding D-glycerate dehydrogenase, which yields MRHLKIFATDVIKGSLFEDLVKEGHQLTVWDRTQNGEISESDIINNAKECDVIISMLSNKLGARTLAQLPNIKLISQYAVGFNNIDINFCQENGISVTNTPNVLTNATAELAMALMLCSARNIEAARKNVIDKKWQTWEPSGFIGKSLFNLKHGIIGAGRIGTQFAKMCKGAFNQEIIYTGPNKKSEIEETCDAKYVNLQTLLQESDIISIHCPYSEATHQLINQSAFKRMKKDILLINTARGEIIDEEAMYHFFKINNHAMAGLDVVCNEPLDDNSPLRELDNIFILPHIGSANDVARSDMAQLIFDNIQCFANGKDLKTSV from the coding sequence ATGCGTCATTTAAAAATTTTCGCTACAGATGTCATCAAAGGTAGTCTATTTGAAGACCTAGTAAAAGAGGGCCACCAATTAACAGTATGGGATCGTACACAAAATGGTGAAATCTCGGAATCTGATATTATAAATAATGCGAAAGAATGTGATGTTATCATTTCAATGCTTAGCAATAAATTAGGTGCAAGAACTTTAGCGCAACTCCCAAATATAAAATTAATATCTCAGTACGCAGTCGGTTTTAATAATATTGATATTAACTTCTGCCAAGAAAATGGCATTAGTGTAACAAACACACCAAATGTTCTAACTAATGCCACAGCAGAATTGGCCATGGCCCTTATGCTCTGTAGTGCAAGAAATATTGAAGCAGCAAGAAAAAATGTTATCGATAAAAAGTGGCAGACTTGGGAGCCATCAGGTTTCATTGGAAAATCACTCTTTAATTTAAAACATGGAATCATTGGTGCAGGGAGAATTGGAACTCAGTTTGCTAAAATGTGCAAAGGGGCCTTTAATCAAGAAATAATCTATACCGGGCCTAATAAGAAGTCAGAAATCGAAGAGACGTGCGATGCAAAATACGTCAACTTACAAACACTTCTCCAAGAAAGCGATATCATTTCAATTCACTGTCCGTATAGTGAAGCCACTCACCAACTCATTAACCAAAGTGCTTTTAAGAGAATGAAAAAAGACATTCTATTAATTAACACTGCCAGAGGTGAAATCATTGACGAAGAGGCCATGTATCATTTCTTCAAAATAAATAATCACGCAATGGCCGGTCTAGATGTCGTCTGTAACGAGCCTTTAGACGACAACTCTCCCCTTCGTGAACTTGATAATATTTTCATTTTGCCACATATTGGTTCGGCCAATGATGTTGCTCGTTCAGATATGGCCCAACTTATTTTTGACAATATTCAATGCTTTGCAAATGGCAAAGATTTAAAAACAAGTGTTTAA
- a CDS encoding serine protease, whose product MNRFRFLLSLTTLFISLNASAYLSPTIGDMSEFIKNLDKAIYGELDIVDVASGTLGHNPTAKVNSHSSAILVNRWSLKEVIAGRLFSVTGVEFKKTARLCEGEEKFLNQKAYGKCSAVLVGPKHVLTAAHCIQNAQIACDRKSFIFDARSDLGSDGATQYFVNSQVYNCKNILSYHQSRDKTFDYALIELDRPVEGGRKPVEIQQEELKVSDEVYMIGHPNGFLSKYSYNGFVRDIDPLFYITNLDAFGGNSGGPVYSKETNKMVGLLIRGHDDFEWDTELSCNRVIHCLDDRCDGEYVLKISAIIDDIEKARNN is encoded by the coding sequence ATGAACAGATTTAGATTTCTTCTTTCACTGACAACTCTATTTATTTCATTAAATGCATCAGCTTACTTATCGCCGACGATAGGAGATATGTCTGAGTTTATTAAAAATCTTGATAAGGCTATCTATGGAGAGCTGGATATTGTTGATGTTGCTTCAGGGACACTTGGTCACAATCCGACAGCTAAAGTAAATTCACATTCTAGTGCTATTTTAGTGAACCGCTGGAGTTTAAAAGAAGTTATTGCTGGCCGTCTATTTTCTGTAACAGGTGTTGAGTTTAAGAAAACAGCAAGACTCTGTGAAGGTGAAGAAAAGTTTTTAAATCAAAAAGCCTATGGCAAGTGCAGTGCCGTTTTGGTTGGGCCAAAACATGTTTTAACGGCCGCTCACTGTATTCAAAATGCTCAAATAGCATGTGATCGCAAAAGTTTTATCTTTGATGCAAGATCTGATTTAGGAAGTGATGGGGCCACTCAGTACTTTGTTAATTCTCAAGTATATAATTGTAAGAATATTCTCTCTTATCACCAGAGCCGTGATAAAACCTTTGATTATGCACTTATTGAGCTTGATCGTCCTGTTGAAGGAGGTAGGAAGCCTGTTGAAATTCAGCAAGAAGAGCTAAAGGTTTCGGATGAAGTTTATATGATCGGACACCCAAATGGTTTCTTGTCTAAGTATTCATATAACGGCTTCGTCAGGGATATAGATCCATTATTTTACATTACTAACCTTGATGCCTTTGGTGGCAATAGTGGTGGCCCAGTGTATTCAAAAGAGACCAATAAAATGGTTGGCCTTCTTATTCGTGGCCATGATGATTTTGAATGGGATACCGAATTAAGCTGTAATCGTGTTATTCACTGCCTAGATGATAGATGTGATGGAGAATATGTGTTAAAAATCAGCGCTATCATTGACGATATTGAAAAGGCCCGTAATAATTAA
- a CDS encoding response regulator transcription factor, protein MKKILIIDDDQEIRDLLRALLESNYNIVEASNQDEAIATAWQEKPDLILLDILLQNESGFEICSQLKMNDELKETPIVFISSKNNVNTRVTGYQLGGINFISKPFEPSEVKSIISTTLKSVNNENALEVINYRDIALNIPSQEVKIRGERIHFTSSEFKIIHLLLKNEQSVLAREKILNHIAPDNHKVNDRMIDTYISSIRKKIKNSNFIIRSVYGEGYKIQEVSL, encoded by the coding sequence ATGAAAAAAATCTTAATAATTGATGACGATCAAGAAATCAGAGACCTTCTTAGGGCCTTATTAGAGAGCAATTACAATATCGTTGAAGCGAGTAATCAGGATGAGGCCATCGCAACGGCCTGGCAAGAAAAACCAGACCTCATCCTTCTAGATATCTTATTACAAAATGAGTCTGGCTTTGAAATTTGCTCGCAATTAAAAATGAATGATGAACTTAAAGAAACACCAATTGTTTTTATTTCATCAAAGAATAATGTTAATACGAGAGTTACAGGTTACCAATTAGGTGGAATTAATTTTATTAGCAAACCATTTGAACCATCAGAAGTAAAAAGCATAATTAGCACAACACTTAAATCTGTTAACAATGAAAATGCTCTTGAGGTGATCAATTACCGCGATATTGCATTAAATATCCCATCACAAGAAGTTAAGATCCGTGGAGAAAGAATTCATTTCACATCTTCTGAATTTAAGATCATTCATCTACTTTTGAAGAATGAACAAAGTGTTCTTGCGCGAGAAAAAATACTTAATCATATTGCACCTGATAACCACAAGGTCAATGATCGTATGATAGACACTTATATAAGCTCTATTAGAAAGAAAATTAAGAATTCTAATTTCATTATTAGAAGTGTCTACGGAGAAGGTTATAAAATTCAAGAGGTATCACTGTAA
- a CDS encoding glyoxalase/bleomycin resistance/dioxygenase family protein produces the protein MKLGHIVLFSSNAHLTSTFLSEVFDLEVEGASDSVVVFNDELRFLVVERPKLAQVGNNIVFDFVVDNYDELIELQKKVEFVNYRLESSGENLNILSNEKIPEILVHEGVQFFFITDPDNRRWKVTLIESN, from the coding sequence ATGAAATTAGGTCATATCGTTTTATTTAGCTCAAATGCTCATTTAACTTCAACTTTTTTAAGTGAAGTTTTTGATCTTGAAGTTGAAGGAGCGTCTGACTCAGTAGTTGTTTTTAATGATGAGCTTCGCTTTCTTGTTGTCGAACGTCCAAAACTTGCTCAAGTCGGAAATAATATTGTCTTTGACTTCGTGGTTGATAATTATGATGAGTTGATTGAACTTCAAAAAAAAGTCGAGTTCGTAAACTACCGACTAGAAAGCTCTGGCGAGAATCTTAATATTCTTTCAAATGAAAAAATCCCTGAAATACTTGTGCATGAAGGTGTGCAATTCTTCTTTATTACTGATCCTGACAATCGTCGCTGGAAAGTTACCTTAATAGAATCCAATTAA
- a CDS encoding dihydropteroate synthase: MTNISFLGVVNATPNSFSDGHLNLNYDYQSNQLQKFKTADYSLDIGAESSAPFNDPVTFKEEWERLDRYFNEHLESLKSFKIISIDTYKPQTMKMFLEKYEHQFDHIVWNDVSGVIDDECLNLLTSFPSLDYVLCHTLVPDREKTLDHMEYLDSNLSVESIKRFFEEGLEKFKHAEVDQKRIILDPCFGFSKTTEQNLALLHNLFEIAPLSKRWLIGISKKSFLRKLVLEESPELVGDKQALLAASEVPHWSFLSQFARDFNKVEELIFRVHEVGNITKLT, from the coding sequence ATGACTAATATATCTTTTTTAGGGGTAGTAAATGCTACCCCTAATTCTTTTTCTGATGGCCATTTAAATCTCAACTATGACTATCAGAGTAACCAATTACAGAAATTTAAAACTGCTGATTATTCGTTGGATATCGGAGCTGAAAGTAGTGCTCCTTTTAATGATCCTGTCACTTTTAAAGAAGAATGGGAGCGTCTTGATCGTTACTTTAATGAACATTTAGAGTCACTGAAAAGTTTTAAAATAATCTCTATTGATACCTATAAACCCCAGACGATGAAGATGTTCTTGGAAAAATATGAACACCAATTTGATCATATTGTTTGGAATGACGTCTCAGGTGTCATTGATGATGAATGTCTTAATCTCTTAACGAGCTTTCCATCACTTGACTATGTTTTGTGCCACACACTAGTTCCTGATCGTGAGAAGACTCTTGATCATATGGAATATCTTGACTCAAACTTAAGTGTTGAATCCATAAAACGATTTTTTGAAGAAGGCCTTGAAAAGTTTAAGCATGCTGAAGTTGATCAAAAGCGCATCATATTGGACCCATGTTTCGGATTTTCTAAAACCACTGAACAAAATTTAGCTCTCCTGCATAATCTCTTTGAAATTGCGCCACTCTCTAAGCGCTGGCTTATTGGAATCTCAAAGAAGTCATTTCTAAGAAAACTTGTTTTAGAAGAGTCACCTGAATTAGTTGGTGATAAACAGGCTCTTTTGGCCGCTAGCGAAGTTCCTCACTGGAGCTTTCTAAGTCAATTTGCACGTGATTTTAATAAGGTAGAAGAATTAATCTTTCGTGTTCACGAGGTTGGAAATATTACAAAACTAACGTAA
- a CDS encoding S8 family peptidase codes for MRLLVLALAAFSAANISANFIIKYKDGSVEKSKINPSSQFTSYALSDDVEYVEEDLRLFANGGEYNDTYYSSQWHFSNYLDNTFYHAREYATSESDVRINVAVIDTGITDHFDLNSNVVGGYDFISDPDNSRDGGGRDSNPNDEGDYGSPSTSCNSGTNASTWHGTHVAGIIGARANNSYGVVGAAKNINLVPVRVLGACGGLTSDIADALRWAAGGSVSGVPTNPNPARVINMSLGARGSCSRYMQESIDFARSKGVVVVVATGNSNADASFYTPSNCRGVLRVGAVGTTRARSSYSNYGRIVDIAAPGDSILSTVNSGQSTQGTAVFSRMNGTSMAAGFISATAAMIFQANPSLYPDQVRDIITKTAVSFYCDRSACAKGAVDAYEAVSMAFSTTANANFRYNDPVLVGGTAALNDGYSSGKSSGGACGTIEDVNSGSGSGSGSNMLVGLFLIIAIIIGHRVRFMKP; via the coding sequence ATGCGACTTTTAGTACTTGCTTTGGCCGCCTTCAGTGCGGCCAATATTTCGGCCAATTTTATCATCAAATACAAAGACGGCAGTGTCGAAAAATCAAAAATTAATCCAAGCTCACAATTCACTTCTTACGCTCTTAGCGATGATGTTGAATATGTCGAAGAGGATTTAAGGCTCTTTGCAAATGGCGGAGAGTACAACGACACTTACTATTCAAGTCAGTGGCACTTTTCTAACTACCTGGACAATACTTTCTACCATGCACGTGAATATGCTACTTCCGAAAGCGATGTAAGAATTAATGTCGCTGTCATTGATACAGGAATTACAGATCACTTTGATCTTAATTCAAATGTGGTTGGGGGTTATGACTTTATTTCTGATCCTGATAACTCAAGAGATGGTGGCGGTCGCGATAGTAACCCAAATGATGAAGGGGATTATGGCTCTCCTTCAACATCTTGTAACTCTGGAACGAATGCATCAACTTGGCACGGTACTCACGTGGCCGGGATTATTGGAGCTCGTGCTAATAATAGCTACGGCGTTGTAGGTGCTGCTAAGAATATCAACCTAGTACCTGTGCGAGTCCTAGGAGCTTGTGGTGGGCTAACTTCAGACATTGCAGATGCTCTCAGATGGGCCGCTGGTGGCAGTGTCTCTGGTGTTCCTACAAATCCTAACCCTGCTCGTGTTATTAATATGTCACTTGGAGCACGAGGAAGTTGTAGTCGTTATATGCAGGAATCAATCGATTTTGCTCGCTCGAAGGGAGTTGTGGTTGTTGTAGCAACTGGAAACTCTAATGCCGATGCCTCATTCTACACTCCATCTAATTGTCGAGGAGTTCTAAGAGTTGGTGCAGTTGGAACAACACGAGCTCGTTCATCATATTCTAATTACGGACGTATCGTCGATATCGCTGCACCTGGTGACAGTATCCTATCGACAGTTAATAGTGGACAATCAACACAGGGCACAGCAGTCTTTTCTCGCATGAATGGAACGTCAATGGCCGCAGGGTTTATTTCAGCAACTGCTGCCATGATCTTTCAAGCAAACCCTTCTCTCTATCCTGATCAAGTAAGAGATATTATCACTAAAACAGCAGTGAGTTTCTATTGTGATCGTAGCGCTTGTGCTAAGGGCGCTGTTGATGCTTATGAAGCGGTCTCTATGGCCTTTTCAACAACTGCAAATGCTAATTTTCGCTATAATGATCCTGTCTTAGTTGGTGGTACGGCCGCACTTAATGACGGCTACAGTAGTGGTAAAAGCAGTGGTGGTGCTTGTGGAACTATTGAAGATGTTAATAGTGGCAGTGGCAGTGGCAGTGGCAGCAATATGCTTGTAGGACTCTTCTTAATTATTGCAATTATTATTGGCCACAGAGTAAGGTTTATGAAGCCTTAA
- a CDS encoding S8 family serine peptidase: MKILVNILAVALISSATSAATIAIIDSGTDMMHEQIAPKAWINQLEIPGNNRDEDRNGYQDDVYGWNFAEGNNQVIDYKYLGTLNDDMVKFFELQEKSMRGTITQEEITWMRSIVQDEDFIKRMTVYGNFMHGTHVAGISAYKSDDAKILAVKLIPTEVKLPGQKVAINSFLGGFVEKLIKAGIDQLAKAQTSTFNEIAYYVADHGARVANGSFGTGYPQAKMIVETVMKTFSKKEPNPETVDKYAKYFLSALVKNSQSMLEAAPNTLFVFAAGNDGLDNDVYPTSPTNIQGDNEISVAATIDYDQLAPFSNYGEKMVDVAAPGVGILSSAPGNKYIKVSGTSQAAPYVAGVAGKVFDINPVLTPYEVKRIIMETVDVKSFLAGKVKTSGVVNSERAHRAAILSLSASVDHAIAAAKSEVLDMESPRFEKASNRPVYIKGSVLPLPSNFVISN, from the coding sequence TTGAAAATATTAGTAAATATATTAGCAGTGGCACTTATATCAAGTGCAACAAGTGCTGCGACAATCGCAATTATTGACTCTGGTACAGATATGATGCACGAGCAAATCGCTCCTAAAGCTTGGATCAATCAACTAGAGATTCCTGGAAATAACCGTGATGAAGATCGTAATGGTTACCAAGATGATGTTTATGGTTGGAATTTTGCGGAAGGCAATAATCAAGTAATCGATTATAAGTACCTTGGTACATTAAATGACGATATGGTGAAGTTCTTCGAACTACAAGAAAAGTCAATGCGTGGGACGATCACTCAAGAAGAAATTACTTGGATGAGATCTATTGTTCAGGATGAAGACTTCATTAAAAGAATGACTGTTTATGGAAATTTCATGCACGGGACTCACGTCGCAGGTATTTCTGCTTACAAATCAGATGATGCAAAAATTCTTGCTGTTAAACTTATTCCTACAGAAGTAAAGCTTCCTGGTCAAAAAGTTGCAATTAATTCTTTCCTTGGTGGATTTGTTGAAAAGCTAATTAAGGCGGGGATTGATCAATTAGCTAAAGCACAAACTTCAACATTTAATGAAATTGCTTACTATGTGGCCGACCACGGAGCACGTGTTGCTAATGGTTCTTTTGGGACAGGTTACCCTCAAGCAAAGATGATTGTAGAAACAGTAATGAAAACTTTCTCTAAAAAAGAACCAAACCCTGAAACAGTGGATAAATATGCAAAGTACTTTTTAAGTGCTCTTGTTAAGAACTCGCAGTCAATGCTTGAGGCGGCACCAAATACTCTTTTCGTATTTGCTGCCGGTAACGACGGTCTAGATAATGATGTTTATCCAACGTCACCTACAAATATCCAAGGTGATAATGAGATTTCTGTTGCTGCTACAATTGATTATGATCAATTAGCTCCATTTTCTAACTACGGCGAAAAGATGGTAGATGTTGCAGCTCCGGGGGTAGGGATTCTTTCGAGTGCTCCGGGAAATAAATACATAAAAGTCTCTGGTACTTCTCAAGCTGCTCCATATGTAGCTGGTGTTGCTGGAAAGGTATTTGATATTAACCCTGTTTTAACTCCATATGAAGTTAAGAGAATTATCATGGAAACAGTTGATGTGAAATCCTTCCTAGCTGGAAAGGTTAAAACATCAGGTGTTGTTAATTCTGAACGTGCCCATCGTGCAGCAATCTTATCTCTTTCAGCATCTGTCGATCATGCTATTGCGGCAGCAAAGAGTGAAGTGCTTGATATGGAATCACCACGTTTTGAAAAAGCTTCCAACAGGCCTGTCTATATTAAAGGCTCTGTTCTACCACTTCCTTCAAATTTTGTTATTTCAAATTAA
- a CDS encoding response regulator, translated as MKKHIMVIDDCYETAKLLATSLENTFNSHVRFHTNPFKAIEDIQVIKLNRGEKLYIICDYMMPQMDGIELYDEISLLDKDMSFILITNENDSQVIEEAARKGIDLFILKQQGFDVVINQINKIINDENRLGRDIIEVFEVSDIVQGYRVIERDHKHLKLLTKDEIPKNAIIKLEGHSSRAQIYKVDSCKIVENNIEVECSPVKAS; from the coding sequence ATGAAAAAGCACATCATGGTTATTGACGACTGCTACGAAACGGCCAAGCTTCTTGCCACTAGCCTCGAGAATACATTTAATTCACATGTTCGCTTTCACACTAATCCCTTTAAGGCCATTGAGGATATACAAGTAATAAAGCTTAATCGTGGTGAAAAGCTCTATATTATCTGTGACTATATGATGCCACAAATGGATGGTATTGAGCTCTATGACGAAATCTCACTGCTTGATAAGGATATGAGCTTTATCCTTATTACAAACGAAAACGATAGCCAAGTTATTGAAGAGGCCGCACGTAAAGGAATCGATCTATTTATTTTAAAACAACAAGGATTTGATGTCGTTATCAATCAGATAAATAAAATAATCAATGACGAAAATAGACTAGGCCGTGACATCATTGAAGTCTTTGAAGTAAGTGATATTGTCCAGGGATACCGAGTCATTGAAAGAGACCATAAGCACTTAAAGCTTTTAACTAAGGATGAAATCCCTAAGAATGCCATCATTAAACTTGAAGGGCACTCTTCTCGTGCCCAAATCTATAAAGTAGATAGTTGTAAAATTGTTGAAAATAATATCGAAGTCGAATGCAGTCCCGTTAAGGCTTCATAA